In the genome of Gemmatimonadaceae bacterium, one region contains:
- a CDS encoding HEAT repeat domain-containing protein, with translation MRSSVILVVAIVQGIFFGLLLLLLFVNRARQSIRAQRATSAANRVAEPLQRWLLGIGSAADLANVLRRLPEREALDQLTMHVASKTAPEQVAQLARSLREDRWVRRILAQAGSRWWWRRLDAARLLAVVGSVRDRTLLRQLLGDAHAAVQAAASTCLTRVGDAMLIEHVLDTLHTRPPIVRVFQLRVLRENWKHTVPALLERLVPVAPMAKLQVWITLAENIADLRCLAPLIAFSNHPVVEMRISAARAMRRYVHPDAEAVLREMMHDSDWRVRAQAARGLGTVGASDAIADLSFALADRSWWVRFRSALSLAQLGEVGRRALRLARERPDRFAADMAAMVSGLSDGAVVELAEA, from the coding sequence ATGAGAAGTTCCGTAATTCTCGTCGTCGCGATCGTGCAGGGAATCTTCTTCGGTCTGTTGCTTCTGCTGCTCTTCGTGAATCGGGCGCGTCAGAGCATTCGCGCACAGCGCGCGACGTCTGCCGCCAACAGAGTTGCCGAACCGCTCCAGCGATGGCTTCTCGGCATCGGATCGGCAGCCGATCTCGCGAATGTCCTGCGAAGGCTTCCGGAGCGCGAAGCGCTCGACCAACTCACGATGCACGTCGCGTCGAAGACCGCACCGGAACAGGTGGCTCAGTTGGCGCGATCGCTGCGCGAGGATCGCTGGGTGCGGCGTATCCTCGCGCAAGCCGGCTCGCGTTGGTGGTGGCGGCGGCTCGACGCCGCGCGATTGCTCGCCGTCGTCGGCAGCGTTCGCGACCGGACGCTACTGCGGCAGTTGCTCGGCGATGCGCACGCCGCCGTGCAGGCCGCGGCGAGCACCTGCCTAACGCGCGTCGGCGACGCCATGCTCATCGAGCACGTGCTCGATACGCTTCACACGCGACCACCCATCGTTCGCGTATTCCAGCTCCGCGTTCTGCGCGAGAACTGGAAGCACACCGTGCCGGCGCTGCTCGAACGGCTCGTTCCCGTTGCGCCGATGGCGAAGCTGCAAGTCTGGATCACGCTCGCGGAAAACATCGCCGATTTGCGCTGTCTCGCCCCACTGATCGCATTCAGCAATCATCCGGTCGTCGAGATGCGCATATCGGCAGCGCGTGCAATGCGACGCTACGTGCACCCCGACGCCGAAGCCGTGCTGCGTGAGATGATGCACGACAGCGATTGGCGCGTGCGCGCGCAGGCGGCGCGTGGCCTGGGCACCGTTGGCGCCAGCGATGCCATCGCTGACCTGAGCTTTGCTCTCGCCGATCGGTCGTGGTGGGTGCGCTTCCGGTCGGCCCTCTCGCTCGCACAGCTCGGCGAGGTCGGACGTCGTGCGCTGCGGCTCGCGCGCGAACGGCCGGATCGCTTCGCCGCCGATATGGCGGCGATGGTGAGCGGCCTCTCCGATGGCGCCGTCGTCGAGTTGGCCGAAGCATGA
- a CDS encoding tetratricopeptide repeat protein: protein MRRFLRITALCGAVALAAAVPGAARGQSEPRVADLLASADQAWAARKYDDAFSAYQAVLRRDSTAGRAVFRMATLLGWRNDLDHSVSLFRLYLRLMPADEDGRIGLARTLAWRGNYDEAIAICDGVLASNPRERDAALLGAQAVAWSGKLQQAIARYEGWLSTHAQDADAWVALAQVWRWAGRPEETRQALRHAVAEAPNNADARVQLEWADVALSASFEPTITTTDDSDDNRATTYVMGGGLASPWSARLLANASYRVADFGAEHGTSAALRASSSLSPMNGRWTLRGEAGAVRLDASSAPGAPDETRLLPLLSARLSGHLSPAISLGGSVTRAAFDETASLMLAGIATTSMDADADVTLRPRLGIGGGASWTHLSGGSGPNSRLAGSGSLRWSATKFASIAATVRGFEYDHAAFDGYFAPKRYLLAEMSGRLHLGGELGWGLDSELGLGDQTIVAFDDSHVGRFAQRVSVAIAYRPAPGLEWSLSGGFANVASPTTISSADYRAYTLSLKGRVRL from the coding sequence ATGCGCCGATTCCTTCGGATTACCGCGCTTTGTGGCGCCGTCGCGCTCGCCGCGGCCGTGCCCGGTGCGGCTCGCGGCCAGAGTGAACCGCGCGTCGCAGACCTGCTCGCCTCTGCCGATCAGGCGTGGGCCGCACGGAAATACGATGACGCGTTCTCGGCCTATCAAGCAGTGTTGCGCCGGGACTCGACCGCCGGCCGCGCGGTCTTCCGCATGGCAACGCTTCTCGGGTGGCGCAACGATCTCGATCATTCGGTATCGTTGTTTCGACTTTACTTACGACTGATGCCCGCGGACGAGGACGGGCGCATTGGCCTCGCGCGCACGCTTGCGTGGCGCGGCAACTATGACGAGGCAATCGCGATATGCGACGGTGTCCTCGCCAGTAATCCGCGGGAGCGAGATGCGGCCTTGCTCGGGGCGCAGGCCGTTGCGTGGAGCGGCAAGCTGCAACAAGCGATCGCGCGCTACGAGGGCTGGCTCTCGACGCATGCGCAAGACGCCGATGCGTGGGTCGCGCTCGCTCAGGTGTGGCGATGGGCGGGGCGGCCGGAGGAGACTCGTCAGGCATTGCGGCACGCCGTCGCGGAAGCGCCGAATAACGCCGACGCGCGCGTTCAGCTCGAGTGGGCCGATGTCGCCCTGTCGGCCTCCTTCGAACCGACGATCACGACGACGGACGACAGCGACGACAATCGCGCGACGACGTATGTCATGGGAGGCGGCCTGGCATCGCCGTGGAGTGCGCGGCTGCTCGCCAATGCGAGCTATCGCGTCGCCGACTTCGGCGCGGAGCACGGGACGTCGGCGGCGCTGCGTGCCTCATCCAGCCTGTCGCCGATGAATGGCCGATGGACGCTGCGCGGTGAGGCGGGTGCGGTACGACTCGACGCGTCGAGTGCGCCAGGTGCTCCGGACGAAACGCGTCTCCTGCCGCTCCTCAGCGCACGCCTCAGCGGACACCTGTCGCCTGCCATCTCGCTAGGCGGCAGCGTCACGCGTGCCGCGTTCGACGAGACCGCGTCGCTGATGCTCGCGGGCATCGCGACGACGAGCATGGACGCCGATGCCGACGTGACGCTCCGGCCGCGACTGGGGATCGGAGGCGGTGCAAGTTGGACGCATCTGAGCGGCGGAAGTGGGCCGAATAGTCGGCTTGCGGGATCGGGATCGCTGCGCTGGTCGGCGACGAAGTTCGCGTCGATCGCCGCGACCGTGCGCGGCTTTGAGTACGATCACGCCGCGTTCGACGGATACTTCGCACCCAAGCGATATCTGCTGGCGGAAATGAGCGGACGCTTACACCTGGGCGGCGAGCTCGGTTGGGGCTTGGATTCGGAGCTCGGCCTCGGCGATCAGACGATCGTCGCCTTCGACGACTCACACGTGGGTCGATTCGCGCAGCGTGTGAGTGTGGCGATTGCTTATCGTCCGGCGCCTGGACTCGAGTGGTCGCTGAGCGGTGGCTTCGCGAACGTCGCGTCGCCGACGACGATCAGCTCGGCAGACTACCGAGCGTATACGCTGTCGCTCAAGGGGCGCGTGCGGCTCTAG
- a CDS encoding glycosyltransferase family 2 protein has translation MIATLLQWVDRFALTYMLALNSFYALLLLLSIPELWSHWHLAEDEHLTLVLGTEALPPLSILVPAHNEERTIVESMTSFLTLQYPYHEVVLVNDGSTDSMMKRLIEAFDLYQVPPAFMISVPTSTVRAYYRSRRYSKLLVIDKENGGKADALNAALNAARFPYVLAVDADTLIEPDALLRLARPFLLGKPVAAVGGTIRVANACTIAHGRVVEARVDKRLLPSIQVLEYLRAFLFGRLGWNRLGGNLIISGAFGLFKRAHLLAIRGYRTGSVTEDMDLVVRLQRYLREHHLSDTTSFIPDPVAWTEVPSSVRVLGRQRERWHRGLLETLWVHRDLLFNFRYGAIGVLAYPFFLFGEALSPAIEALGYLGVAAGLVFGAVDFNFLWLFLSVVVLYGMLLSVWAILLEEVSFHRYRRPGDVLRLLFTAVIEAFGYRQLTLFFRLKAFWHLARGDRGWGVMQREGFGSSDTETRKAA, from the coding sequence ATGATCGCGACGCTGCTGCAGTGGGTGGATCGCTTCGCGCTCACGTACATGTTGGCGTTGAACTCGTTCTACGCCTTGCTGCTGCTCTTGTCCATTCCCGAGCTCTGGTCGCACTGGCATCTCGCCGAGGACGAGCATCTGACGCTCGTGCTCGGAACGGAGGCGCTGCCACCGTTGAGCATTCTCGTTCCGGCGCATAACGAGGAGCGAACAATTGTCGAGAGCATGACCTCGTTCCTGACATTGCAGTATCCGTATCATGAGGTGGTGCTCGTCAACGATGGCTCGACGGATTCGATGATGAAGCGACTCATCGAGGCGTTCGATCTCTACCAGGTACCGCCGGCGTTCATGATCAGCGTGCCCACGTCGACGGTCCGGGCGTATTACCGCTCGCGCCGCTACTCGAAGCTGCTCGTGATCGACAAGGAGAATGGCGGCAAGGCCGACGCGTTGAATGCAGCACTCAATGCGGCGCGATTCCCCTACGTGCTTGCCGTCGATGCCGACACGCTGATCGAACCAGACGCATTGTTGCGACTGGCTCGGCCGTTCTTGTTAGGCAAGCCAGTCGCGGCGGTCGGCGGGACGATCCGAGTCGCCAACGCGTGCACGATTGCGCACGGACGTGTCGTCGAAGCACGCGTCGACAAGCGCTTGCTGCCCTCCATACAAGTGCTGGAGTATCTCCGCGCCTTTTTGTTCGGCCGTCTTGGTTGGAACAGACTTGGTGGCAATCTGATCATCTCCGGTGCATTCGGGCTGTTCAAGCGAGCGCACCTGCTCGCGATCAGAGGCTATCGCACCGGCAGCGTGACGGAGGACATGGACCTCGTCGTCCGGCTGCAGCGATATCTCCGCGAGCATCACCTCTCGGATACGACGTCGTTCATCCCCGACCCCGTCGCGTGGACGGAGGTGCCATCCTCAGTGCGAGTACTCGGCCGTCAGCGAGAACGGTGGCACCGTGGCTTGCTGGAAACGCTGTGGGTGCATCGCGATCTGCTCTTCAATTTCCGCTATGGAGCGATCGGTGTCCTCGCGTATCCGTTCTTCCTCTTCGGGGAGGCATTGTCGCCGGCGATCGAAGCCCTCGGCTATCTGGGCGTCGCCGCGGGCCTGGTGTTCGGCGCCGTCGATTTCAACTTCCTGTGGCTCTTTCTCTCGGTCGTGGTGCTGTACGGAATGTTGTTGAGCGTGTGGGCGATTCTGCTCGAGGAGGTGAGCTTCCACCGCTACCGGCGACCTGGCGACGTCCTGCGACTGCTGTTCACCGCGGTGATCGAGGCGTTCGGGTACCGCCAGCTGACGTTGTTCTTCCGGCTCAAGGCATTCTGGCACCTCGCGCGCGGCGATCGAGGCTGGGGCGTGATGCAGCGCGAGGGGTTCGGGAGCTCGGATACCGAGACGCGCAAAGCGGCGTGA
- the ettA gene encoding energy-dependent translational throttle protein EttA, producing the protein MAVPFIYVMKGLRKVVAPSRIILDDIWLSFYPDAKIGVLGANGAGKSSLLRIMAGVDQEFQGEAWAAKGTRIGYLAQEPQLDPAKDVRGNVEEAVRTQRALLDEFNNIAMQFAEPMDDNAMTKLLDRQAKVQEQIDAHDLWNLDNKIEVAMDALRLPPGDADVTNLSGGEKRRVALCRVLLEEPDMLLLDEPTNHLDAESVAWLERHLADFKGCVVAVTHDRYFLDNVAGWILELDRGRGIPYEGNYTAWLSQKKMRLAQEEKSESARQRTLDRELEWVRMAPRARQAKSKARVQKFEEMAQRETAEKVMQHEIVIPPPPRLGNEVVNAKDLRKAYGDKLLFDGVSFSLPRGGIVGIIGPNGAGKTTLFRMIVGQEQPDAGDLDLGETVRVAYAGQQRELDPNRNAWEEISGGLETIKVGNREMNSRAYISAFNFRGPDQQKKVGNLSGGERNRLHLAKTLMSGGNVLLLDEPTNDLDVDTLRALEDALDDFAGCAVVISHDRWFLDRLATHMLAFEGNSEVVWHEGNYQSYIEDLKRRKGPDADQPHRVAYRKLVRA; encoded by the coding sequence GTGGCCGTTCCGTTCATCTATGTCATGAAGGGTCTGCGCAAGGTCGTAGCGCCTTCGCGCATCATCCTCGACGATATCTGGCTTTCGTTCTATCCCGACGCGAAGATCGGCGTCCTCGGCGCGAATGGCGCCGGTAAGTCATCGCTGTTGCGCATCATGGCTGGCGTCGACCAGGAGTTTCAGGGCGAGGCCTGGGCCGCCAAGGGCACGCGCATCGGTTATCTCGCCCAGGAGCCGCAGCTCGATCCGGCAAAGGACGTCCGCGGCAACGTCGAGGAAGCGGTGCGGACACAACGCGCGCTCCTCGATGAGTTCAACAACATCGCAATGCAGTTCGCCGAACCGATGGACGACAATGCCATGACGAAGCTGCTCGATCGTCAGGCGAAGGTGCAGGAGCAGATCGACGCGCACGACCTGTGGAACCTCGACAACAAGATCGAGGTCGCGATGGACGCCTTGAGGCTGCCGCCCGGTGACGCGGACGTCACCAATCTTTCGGGCGGTGAGAAGCGTCGCGTCGCGCTGTGCCGCGTGCTCCTCGAGGAACCGGACATGCTCCTGCTCGACGAGCCCACGAACCATCTCGACGCCGAGAGCGTGGCATGGCTCGAGCGGCACCTCGCGGACTTCAAGGGATGCGTCGTCGCGGTGACGCACGATCGATACTTCCTCGACAATGTTGCGGGCTGGATCCTCGAGCTCGATCGTGGACGCGGCATCCCGTACGAGGGCAACTACACCGCTTGGTTGAGCCAGAAAAAAATGCGACTCGCGCAGGAAGAAAAATCAGAGTCTGCTCGGCAGCGCACGCTCGACCGTGAGTTGGAGTGGGTGCGCATGGCGCCACGCGCTCGTCAGGCAAAGTCCAAGGCGCGCGTGCAGAAGTTCGAGGAGATGGCGCAGCGCGAGACGGCGGAGAAGGTCATGCAGCACGAGATTGTGATTCCGCCGCCGCCGCGCCTCGGCAACGAGGTCGTGAACGCGAAGGATCTGCGAAAGGCGTACGGCGACAAGCTGCTGTTCGACGGAGTTTCGTTCTCCTTGCCACGCGGCGGTATCGTAGGAATTATCGGGCCCAACGGCGCTGGAAAAACGACGCTGTTCCGGATGATCGTAGGGCAAGAGCAGCCCGATGCGGGTGACCTCGACCTTGGCGAGACCGTGCGCGTTGCGTACGCTGGCCAGCAGCGTGAGCTGGATCCGAACAGGAACGCCTGGGAGGAAATCTCGGGCGGACTCGAGACGATCAAGGTGGGCAATCGCGAGATGAACTCGCGCGCGTACATCTCGGCGTTCAACTTCCGCGGGCCCGATCAACAGAAGAAGGTTGGGAATCTCTCCGGTGGCGAGCGCAATCGGCTGCATCTTGCGAAAACGCTCATGTCCGGCGGCAACGTGCTGCTGCTCGACGAGCCGACGAACGATCTCGACGTCGACACGCTGCGGGCACTCGAGGACGCGCTCGACGACTTCGCGGGCTGCGCGGTGGTGATCTCGCACGACCGGTGGTTCCTGGACCGCCTCGCGACGCACATGCTGGCGTTCGAGGGGAACTCAGAGGTCGTCTGGCACGAGGGGAACTATCAGTCGTACATCGAGGACCTGAAGCGGCGGAAGGGTCCCGACGCCGATCAACCGCATCGCGTGGCGTATCGGAAGCTCGTTAGGGCATGA
- a CDS encoding response regulator has product MDSRSPSSSDTTETLRILRERYRATTANTVAALRRLSSQLAVIASAPEVVEALRRELHRVHGAAGSFGFPEASRLAGELEEAAIRWVTDPGLDVDRRAAMTAEFANALEACVLGPAYAPPLDISTPTSSAASRDDSARTERVEACPDLIIVEDDATFVEMLRYALESAGFTFMHYATGPDALTGLLSLPVGPRIPIILLDVDLPGLDGFSLHERLRVERPGVFATVFLTARSGEAEQLRAYRAGAIDYVPKPVNLRILMAKIPSWLERCRRSGGAGAA; this is encoded by the coding sequence TTGGACAGTCGTTCTCCGTCGAGCTCCGACACGACCGAAACGCTCCGCATACTGCGCGAGCGTTATCGCGCCACGACTGCGAACACCGTCGCGGCGCTGCGTCGGCTATCCTCTCAACTCGCGGTGATTGCGAGCGCGCCGGAGGTCGTCGAAGCGCTGCGACGCGAGCTGCATCGCGTGCATGGCGCGGCGGGATCCTTCGGCTTTCCCGAGGCAAGTCGCCTCGCTGGTGAGCTCGAGGAAGCGGCGATCCGCTGGGTAACCGATCCCGGGCTCGACGTCGATCGCCGAGCGGCGATGACGGCGGAATTCGCCAATGCACTGGAGGCCTGTGTGCTCGGTCCGGCCTACGCGCCTCCCCTCGATATCTCGACCCCGACATCGTCAGCCGCGTCGCGAGACGACTCGGCGCGCACCGAGCGAGTGGAGGCGTGCCCCGATCTCATCATCGTCGAGGACGACGCCACGTTCGTCGAGATGCTGCGGTACGCCCTCGAGTCGGCCGGATTCACATTCATGCACTATGCGACGGGACCGGACGCGCTGACCGGGTTGTTATCGCTGCCGGTGGGTCCGCGAATCCCGATCATCCTGCTCGACGTCGATCTCCCCGGACTCGACGGGTTTTCGCTGCACGAGCGGCTCCGCGTCGAGCGACCGGGGGTGTTCGCGACCGTCTTTCTCACGGCTCGCAGCGGTGAGGCAGAGCAGCTCCGCGCGTACCGGGCAGGCGCCATCGATTACGTGCCCAAGCCCGTGAATCTCCGGATTCTCATGGCAAAGATTCCTTCCTGGCTCGAGCGGTGCCGGCGGAGCGGCGGGGCCGGGGCGGCATGA
- a CDS encoding response regulator: protein MRLLCADDEEDIRTILQLALSLDPELEVELVDSGEAALARARAGRFDAIVLDGMMPGLDGYETCRRLKSDPSTASVPVVFLTAKTQRGEVEQALKLGAVACLMKPFDPMTLAAELRAALAK, encoded by the coding sequence ATGCGCCTGCTTTGCGCCGATGACGAAGAGGACATACGCACCATTTTGCAGCTGGCGTTGAGCCTCGACCCCGAGCTGGAGGTCGAGCTCGTCGACTCCGGCGAGGCTGCCCTCGCGCGCGCTCGCGCGGGCCGCTTCGACGCGATCGTTCTCGATGGCATGATGCCCGGTCTGGACGGCTACGAAACCTGCCGCCGGCTCAAGTCGGACCCATCGACCGCCAGCGTTCCAGTGGTATTCCTCACCGCGAAAACCCAGCGGGGCGAAGTTGAGCAAGCGCTCAAGCTCGGCGCCGTGGCTTGCCTCATGAAGCCGTTCGACCCCATGACGTTGGCCGCCGAGCTCCGCGCGGCGCTGGCGAAGTAG
- a CDS encoding radical SAM protein produces MGTDLDIDSKIALLMTLAATDVEGMPGRDPSMPLPPRLRHAMEVGALRPLNLRTVQSSGPFGRKTTLLRILMTNACSFNCHYCPMRRDREMPRTLLKPEELVRIFLAARAKGWCEGLFITTGIPGRPVKVMDDLITVLELLRDKHRFTGYIHVKILPGVESAQVERITSLASRVSINLEAACGESLTRIAPEKSLTTTLQTLEQARSLVVQGREEQFAGRPRDALRPGGTAGMTMQLVVGATPDSDRTIIGKVAELYAGGGIHHSQFSAFRPIRNTPMEEVKATPALREHRLYQADHLMREYKFGVEELAFNDSGNLPLSLDPKIAWALSHPERFPVEIRTASRAQLLRVPGIGPTSARRIVVERGRTVIRDLHDLRKLGVVTGRAAGFLSLAGRRLQNTLWSEQLGFWRPEDEVGVPHVLYDVSPGTFR; encoded by the coding sequence ATGGGAACGGACCTGGATATCGACTCGAAGATCGCGCTGTTGATGACGCTCGCGGCGACGGACGTCGAAGGAATGCCTGGCCGCGATCCGAGCATGCCCCTGCCGCCTCGGCTCCGCCACGCGATGGAAGTCGGCGCCCTTCGTCCGCTCAATCTCCGCACCGTGCAATCGAGCGGGCCATTTGGGCGAAAGACGACGCTGCTCCGCATCCTGATGACCAATGCGTGCAGCTTCAACTGCCACTATTGCCCGATGCGGCGCGATCGCGAGATGCCGCGCACGCTGCTCAAGCCGGAGGAGCTGGTGCGCATCTTCCTCGCCGCGCGGGCGAAGGGCTGGTGCGAGGGTTTGTTCATCACGACGGGTATTCCGGGGCGTCCGGTGAAGGTGATGGACGATCTCATCACCGTGCTCGAGCTCCTCCGCGACAAGCACCGCTTCACGGGATACATCCACGTCAAGATCCTGCCCGGCGTCGAATCGGCGCAGGTCGAGCGCATAACGAGTCTCGCGTCGCGTGTCTCGATCAACCTCGAGGCCGCTTGCGGCGAGAGTCTCACGCGGATCGCTCCGGAGAAAAGCCTAACGACCACGCTGCAGACGCTCGAGCAGGCGCGTAGCCTCGTTGTCCAGGGCCGCGAGGAGCAATTTGCGGGACGCCCGCGCGACGCCCTCCGGCCGGGTGGCACGGCCGGGATGACGATGCAGCTCGTCGTCGGCGCCACGCCGGACAGCGACCGCACGATCATCGGCAAGGTCGCCGAGCTCTATGCGGGCGGCGGCATCCACCATTCGCAGTTCAGCGCGTTCCGGCCGATACGCAATACACCGATGGAAGAGGTGAAAGCGACGCCCGCCCTGCGCGAGCATCGGTTGTATCAGGCCGACCACCTAATGCGCGAGTACAAGTTCGGCGTCGAGGAGCTCGCGTTCAACGACAGCGGGAACCTCCCGCTCTCGCTCGATCCGAAGATTGCCTGGGCGCTCTCGCACCCCGAGCGCTTTCCCGTCGAGATTCGCACCGCCTCTCGTGCGCAGCTGCTTCGCGTGCCTGGGATTGGTCCGACGTCAGCACGGCGTATCGTCGTCGAGCGCGGCCGAACTGTGATTCGTGACCTGCACGATCTTCGCAAGCTGGGCGTCGTCACCGGACGCGCCGCGGGCTTCCTGAGCCTCGCCGGCCGTCGCCTGCAGAACACGCTCTGGTCCGAGCAACTGGGCTTCTGGCGCCCCGAAGACGAAGTCGGAGTGCCGCACGTGCTGTACGATGTGAGTCCGGGGACGTTCAGGTGA
- a CDS encoding ATP-binding protein, whose protein sequence is MADRRSSDETRREREALFRSLSSAASEGITIVVDDRVAEANDAFGRLFGYQASEVLDRPLLDFIAPELRDAVVRQMILATEKPYDARGRRKDGSTFDIELTIHRVTFREGVAWGCRVRDITERKEIDRIKTEFVSIVSHELRTPLTSIRGSLGLMEAGAVGELPPKARDLARIARQNADRLIRLINDILDLDKIEAGKVQLQIAALDPADIVESTIAELRGMAMLYKVSMTTQVDCRDRIAADRDRVVQVLTNLVSNALKFSPEGGAVAVSLGTGVSGFVRIAVRDHGQGIAPEQIKKLFTPFEQLEEANTRRRGGTGLGLAISRSLVEQQGGRIGVESTVGQGSEFWFELPLVPAPGVDDVRTADEGAPGVLVVEDDDAVARVLGIMIRRDGHSVTRASTLAEARQALAASQKPSVILLDMKLPDGSGLDLLDEIAGTPGLEQLPVVVLSGVEPSFDHRTRNDRVVEWLIKPFAERELLRALRDAIGDEQNAARRRSA, encoded by the coding sequence ATGGCAGATCGACGATCGAGCGACGAGACGCGCCGCGAGCGTGAAGCGCTCTTCCGGAGCCTCTCCAGCGCCGCAAGCGAGGGGATCACGATCGTCGTCGATGACCGGGTCGCCGAGGCGAACGACGCCTTCGGCAGGCTGTTCGGCTACCAGGCGAGTGAAGTGCTCGACCGACCACTCCTGGATTTCATCGCGCCGGAACTGCGCGATGCCGTTGTGCGCCAGATGATACTTGCGACCGAAAAACCGTACGATGCGCGCGGTCGTCGCAAAGATGGCTCGACGTTCGACATCGAGCTCACGATTCATCGCGTCACGTTCCGGGAAGGCGTTGCCTGGGGTTGTCGTGTGCGAGACATCACCGAGCGCAAGGAAATCGATCGAATCAAGACTGAATTCGTGTCGATCGTCTCACACGAGCTGCGCACGCCACTGACATCGATTCGCGGTTCGCTCGGTCTCATGGAGGCCGGAGCGGTTGGTGAACTGCCGCCCAAGGCGCGTGATCTCGCGCGCATCGCGCGCCAGAACGCCGACCGGCTGATTCGACTCATCAACGACATCCTCGACCTCGACAAAATCGAGGCGGGCAAAGTCCAGTTGCAGATCGCGGCGCTCGATCCCGCCGATATTGTCGAGTCGACGATCGCCGAGCTCCGCGGAATGGCGATGCTATACAAGGTGTCGATGACGACCCAGGTCGATTGCCGCGACCGCATTGCCGCGGACCGAGACCGCGTTGTCCAGGTGCTCACCAACCTGGTGTCGAACGCGCTCAAGTTCTCGCCTGAAGGCGGGGCTGTCGCCGTCTCGCTCGGAACGGGCGTGTCCGGCTTCGTACGCATCGCCGTGCGCGATCACGGACAGGGCATCGCACCCGAGCAGATCAAGAAACTCTTCACACCGTTCGAGCAGCTCGAGGAGGCCAACACGCGTCGTCGCGGTGGCACAGGACTCGGGCTCGCGATCTCGCGCTCGCTCGTCGAACAGCAGGGCGGACGCATCGGCGTGGAATCGACGGTTGGGCAGGGAAGTGAGTTCTGGTTCGAGCTGCCACTCGTGCCCGCGCCGGGCGTGGACGACGTACGCACAGCCGACGAAGGTGCACCGGGCGTGCTCGTCGTCGAGGACGATGACGCCGTGGCGCGGGTGCTCGGCATCATGATTCGGCGCGACGGTCACAGCGTCACGCGCGCGAGCACGCTCGCCGAGGCTCGTCAGGCACTCGCTGCATCACAAAAGCCCTCCGTCATTCTGCTCGACATGAAGCTGCCTGACGGAAGCGGGCTCGATCTGCTCGACGAGATCGCCGGAACGCCAGGCCTCGAGCAACTGCCCGTCGTCGTGCTCTCCGGCGTCGAGCCTTCATTCGATCATCGCACGCGCAACGATCGCGTGGTCGAGTGGCTCATCAAGCCCTTCGCCGAGCGGGAGCTGCTCCGTGCGCTGCGCGACGCAATCGGCGACGAGCAAAACGCGGCGCGGCGTCGCTCCGCATGA